One stretch of Paenibacillus sp. FSL R5-0341 DNA includes these proteins:
- a CDS encoding glycosyltransferase, with product MSELKKDQVRKSQEESTPQIEPYSQEKENQKEKQNEKTKENQHVSQSENRPSRRSAKSRETLQSEKLSESGQERILIASPVRQTAAVLREFLDSLHALERTTVKTDYLFVDDNEEEAASNILREFVLQHEGTVIHADELDGDSPHNKGVYNKDEGGHYWQDEQIWRVAGLKNHILQYARDNLYDAVFLIDSDLVLHPRTLEQLVSSGKDIVSNIFWTRWQPGAREMPQVWLQDEYALYRRGGKSSAGNEAEDEGAQTTAFLNQLRVPGCYEVGGLGACTLIRKNVLAAGVTYDQIPNVSFWGEDRHFCIRAQALGFRLFVDTHLPAYHIYRLSELPGVSAFNRRARRGEETISITLCMIVKNEEASLARCLDSVNGIADEIVIVDTGSTDRTRQIASRYTDRIVDFEWVDDFAAARNFAFDQAKSEYILWLDADDVFEAEDRAKLIALKRSLDPAVDSVTMDYNLSFTADGKVAYSLRRNRLVRRDRQFRWIGAVHEYLAVAGNLLHSDVAVTHKKDKEYTDRNLRIYRKREQAGEDFPPRDLYYFGNELKDHGQHEDAVKYYEKFLDTGLGWVEDQIAACQKIADCEAARERPEQEVTALFRSFAYDLPRAEICCRLGGYFADREDYRKALFWYEQATRAVRPDDPMVVLNEAAWTWMPHLQLCVCYDRMGNRAKAREHNDIALAYHPTHPSMLYNDRYFKDLEKDNVLENA from the coding sequence GTGAGCGAGTTGAAGAAAGATCAGGTACGCAAATCGCAAGAAGAATCCACACCTCAAATAGAGCCGTATTCCCAAGAAAAAGAGAATCAGAAAGAGAAGCAGAATGAGAAAACAAAAGAGAACCAGCATGTGAGCCAGAGTGAAAATCGACCGTCCAGACGTTCTGCTAAATCGCGGGAAACCCTTCAATCGGAAAAGCTTTCTGAGTCTGGACAGGAAAGAATACTGATCGCGAGCCCTGTTCGCCAGACCGCTGCGGTGCTCCGTGAATTTCTGGATTCTCTGCATGCACTGGAACGAACAACGGTGAAGACGGACTATCTGTTTGTAGACGATAACGAGGAAGAAGCCGCATCGAATATATTGCGTGAATTTGTGCTTCAGCATGAAGGGACGGTTATTCATGCAGATGAACTTGATGGTGACAGTCCTCACAACAAAGGGGTATACAACAAGGATGAGGGAGGCCACTATTGGCAGGATGAGCAGATTTGGCGCGTAGCCGGTTTGAAAAATCATATTCTGCAATATGCACGTGATAACCTCTACGATGCAGTTTTCCTGATTGATTCTGACTTGGTGCTGCATCCGCGGACGCTGGAGCAACTCGTATCGAGCGGCAAAGACATTGTATCCAATATTTTTTGGACACGATGGCAGCCGGGGGCAAGGGAGATGCCGCAGGTATGGCTGCAGGATGAGTATGCTTTGTATCGACGCGGCGGCAAATCATCAGCCGGGAACGAGGCGGAAGACGAGGGGGCGCAAACGACTGCTTTTCTGAATCAGCTACGCGTCCCGGGTTGTTATGAAGTTGGAGGGCTGGGGGCATGTACGCTCATTCGCAAAAATGTTCTGGCAGCAGGAGTTACATATGACCAGATTCCCAATGTATCCTTCTGGGGCGAAGATCGTCATTTCTGCATCCGTGCTCAGGCACTGGGTTTTCGTTTGTTCGTGGATACACATCTTCCGGCCTATCACATCTATCGTCTGTCTGAGTTGCCGGGTGTATCTGCCTTTAACCGCAGGGCCAGACGAGGCGAAGAGACGATCAGTATTACGCTGTGTATGATTGTGAAAAATGAAGAGGCGTCCCTCGCCAGATGTCTGGACTCGGTCAATGGCATTGCCGATGAAATCGTAATCGTCGATACCGGTTCAACGGATCGTACCCGTCAGATCGCTTCCAGATATACGGATCGTATCGTTGATTTTGAATGGGTGGACGACTTTGCAGCAGCACGTAACTTTGCCTTCGATCAAGCAAAGAGTGAATATATTCTATGGCTGGATGCCGACGATGTGTTTGAAGCAGAAGATCGCGCCAAGCTAATTGCTTTGAAACGTTCGCTGGACCCGGCGGTTGACAGTGTCACGATGGATTACAATCTGTCATTCACAGCAGATGGCAAGGTCGCCTACAGCCTGCGCCGGAATCGTCTGGTGCGTCGGGATCGGCAATTTCGCTGGATTGGCGCAGTGCATGAATATCTGGCTGTAGCGGGAAATCTGCTGCATAGTGATGTGGCGGTTACCCACAAGAAAGATAAAGAGTATACCGATCGTAATCTGCGGATCTATCGCAAAAGGGAACAGGCCGGAGAGGACTTCCCACCGCGCGACTTGTACTATTTTGGCAATGAATTGAAGGACCATGGACAGCATGAGGATGCAGTGAAGTACTATGAGAAGTTTCTGGATACCGGATTGGGTTGGGTAGAAGATCAGATCGCTGCTTGCCAGAAAATTGCGGATTGTGAAGCCGCACGTGAACGTCCAGAACAGGAAGTAACGGCGTTGTTCCGATCGTTTGCCTATGATTTGCCAAGAGCCGAGATCTGCTGTCGATTGGGTGGTTATTTTGCCGACCGTGAAGATTATCGCAAAGCCCTGTTCTGGTACGAACAGGCGACTCGGGCTGTACGTCCGGATGATCCTATGGTGGTGCTGAATGAAGCAGCCTGGACCTGGATGCCGCATCTTCAACTATGTGTATGTTATGACCGGATGGGTAACCGTGCCAAGGCCCGGGAACATAATGATATTGCACTCGCCTATCATCCAACGCATCCAAGTATGTTATATAACGATCGGTACTTTAAAGATTTGGAGAAGGATAACGTATTGGAAAATGCTTAG
- a CDS encoding glycosyltransferase family 2 protein, which yields MDEQKEHGRPHITLSMIVRNEENRYLRQALETHRPWIDRAVIIDDGSTDGTVALCRELLDGIPLILVENPASRFADEVSLRKQQWEETVATEPEWILNLDADEILTREFGAVRDLLLSGHEDAIYFRLFDMWSETHYREDEFWQAHAYYRPFLIRYHPGMSYEWKETPQHCGRFPITIQHWSYGCHAPRVKHYGWAREEDRIRKYDRYQALDPEARYGWKEQYESILDQAPRLLLWSENGEGE from the coding sequence TTGGATGAACAAAAGGAGCATGGAAGACCACATATCACCTTGTCGATGATCGTTCGTAATGAGGAGAATCGATATCTCAGGCAGGCTTTGGAGACACACCGTCCCTGGATTGATCGTGCGGTCATCATTGATGACGGAAGCACAGACGGAACGGTCGCGCTGTGCCGGGAACTTCTGGACGGTATTCCACTCATATTAGTGGAGAATCCTGCTTCACGTTTTGCAGATGAGGTAAGTCTGAGAAAACAACAGTGGGAAGAGACAGTGGCGACTGAACCGGAATGGATTTTAAATCTGGATGCAGATGAGATTCTGACCCGTGAATTTGGGGCTGTGCGCGATCTGTTGCTCAGTGGACATGAAGATGCAATCTATTTCAGATTGTTTGATATGTGGAGTGAGACGCATTACCGGGAAGATGAGTTTTGGCAGGCGCATGCCTATTATCGGCCATTTTTAATTCGGTATCACCCGGGTATGAGCTATGAATGGAAAGAAACCCCCCAGCATTGTGGTCGTTTTCCGATAACGATCCAGCATTGGTCCTATGGATGTCATGCTCCCCGGGTGAAGCACTATGGTTGGGCGCGGGAAGAAGACCGTATCCGCAAATATGATCGCTATCAAGCACTGGACCCTGAAGCAAGATACGGTTGGAAGGAACAGTACGAATCGATATTGGATCAAGCGCCACGACTGTTGTTATGGTCCGAGAATGGAGAGGGGGAGTGA
- the xylB gene encoding xylulokinase, producing MSYVIGVDLGTSAVKTVLVNREGKVAFEASEAYPLYQPKAGYSEQNPEDWVEQTIVSLRKLLEVSGVQPSEIEGLSFSGQMHGLVLVDAEGKPLRNAILWNDTRTTAQCRRIEKVLDGKLLSIARNRALEGFTLPKILWVQENEPELLQQASLFLLPKDYVRYCLTGDYAMDYSDAAGTLLLDVAGKQWSNEIAEAFELPISLCPRLVESFEEVGTLLPEIADQTGLAAATKVYAGGADNACGAIGAGILSEGQTMCSIGTSGVVLSYEERKDLDFEGKVHFFNHGEKDAFYIMGVTLAAGYSLSWFKDTFAADKSFDVLLQGIDQVPAGSNGLLFTPYIVGERTPHPDANIRGSFIGMDAGHKLEHFGRAVMEGITFSLRESIDILRGAGKTVNEVISIGGGAKNEAWLQMQADVFNATIVKLESEQGPAMGAAMLAAYGCGWFPSLQECATAFIRPAKSYEPNPETVAVYDGLFALYQEVYGQTRSLNDRLAAYR from the coding sequence ATGAGTTACGTAATTGGCGTCGATCTAGGAACCAGTGCAGTCAAAACCGTACTGGTCAATCGTGAAGGAAAAGTGGCATTTGAAGCATCCGAGGCATACCCGTTGTACCAGCCCAAGGCTGGATACAGCGAACAAAATCCAGAAGATTGGGTAGAGCAGACGATTGTCTCCCTGCGCAAATTGCTGGAAGTGTCTGGCGTGCAGCCTTCGGAAATCGAAGGGCTGAGCTTCTCCGGCCAGATGCACGGACTGGTCTTGGTGGATGCCGAAGGTAAACCGCTGCGTAATGCAATCCTGTGGAACGATACACGCACAACGGCTCAGTGCCGTCGCATTGAAAAAGTGCTGGATGGCAAGCTGTTAAGCATTGCGCGGAACCGTGCCCTGGAAGGCTTTACTTTACCTAAAATTCTATGGGTTCAGGAGAACGAGCCTGAATTGTTACAGCAAGCATCGTTGTTCCTGTTGCCAAAAGACTATGTACGTTATTGCCTGACAGGGGATTACGCCATGGATTATTCCGATGCAGCGGGTACCTTGCTGCTGGACGTTGCAGGCAAGCAGTGGAGCAATGAGATTGCAGAAGCATTCGAACTGCCAATCTCCCTTTGTCCACGTCTCGTGGAATCGTTTGAAGAAGTCGGCACATTGTTGCCTGAGATTGCAGATCAAACGGGTCTGGCGGCTGCGACGAAAGTATATGCAGGCGGTGCGGACAATGCGTGTGGTGCGATTGGCGCAGGCATTCTGAGTGAAGGACAAACGATGTGCAGCATCGGCACGTCCGGGGTTGTGCTTTCCTACGAAGAGCGTAAAGATCTCGATTTCGAAGGGAAAGTTCACTTTTTTAACCACGGGGAGAAAGATGCCTTCTATATTATGGGGGTAACGCTTGCCGCAGGATACAGCCTGTCCTGGTTCAAGGATACATTTGCAGCGGACAAATCATTTGATGTGCTCTTACAGGGCATTGATCAGGTGCCGGCGGGCAGCAATGGATTGTTGTTCACACCTTATATCGTTGGGGAGCGTACACCTCACCCGGATGCGAATATTCGGGGTAGCTTCATTGGTATGGATGCGGGGCACAAGCTGGAGCACTTTGGACGCGCGGTGATGGAAGGCATTACGTTCTCGCTGCGGGAGTCGATTGATATTCTGCGTGGTGCAGGTAAAACCGTGAATGAAGTCATCTCCATTGGTGGTGGTGCCAAAAATGAAGCCTGGTTGCAAATGCAGGCGGACGTCTTCAACGCGACAATTGTGAAGCTGGAGAGCGAACAGGGTCCTGCGATGGGTGCAGCGATGCTCGCCGCTTATGGCTGTGGCTGGTTCCCGTCCTTGCAGGAATGTGCAACGGCGTTTATTCGTCCAGCGAAATCCTATGAGCCGAACCCGGAAACGGTTGCGGTGTATGATGGCCTGTTCGCACTCTACCAGGAAGTCTACGGACAGACACGTAGTCTGAATGATCGTCTGGCTGCGTACCGTTAA
- the xylA gene encoding xylose isomerase, producing the protein MAYFESVNKITFEGKDSKNPFAFKHYNPEEVVAGKSMEEHFRFGMAYWHTLTAGGSDPFGAETAVRSWDKYSGLDLAKVRVEAAFEFLEKMNLPYFCFHDVDIAPEGNNLREFYSNIDTIVGLIEDHMKSSGKKLLWNTANMFSNPRFMFGAASTCNADVYAHAAAQIKKGLEVGKRLGAENYVFWGGREGYDTLLNTDMQLEQDNIARMFHMAVDYAKEIGFDAQFLIEPKPKEPTKHQYDYDAATSIAFLQKYGLDKHFKLNLEANHATLAGHTFDHEIRVARTNGMLGSLDANQGDMLIGWDTDEFPVDMYDATLTMYEVLKNGGIGRGGVNFDAKVRRGSFEADDLFLAHIAGMDTYAKGLKVAAKLIEDRVFDDFIEKRYSSFSEGIGADVVAGKATLASLAEYALNNENPRKNQSGRQELLRAQLNQYILAD; encoded by the coding sequence ATGGCCTATTTTGAATCCGTTAATAAAATTACATTCGAAGGTAAAGATTCCAAGAATCCATTTGCTTTTAAACATTATAATCCGGAAGAAGTGGTAGCCGGCAAATCGATGGAAGAACATTTCCGTTTCGGTATGGCTTACTGGCATACATTAACTGCAGGCGGCAGTGACCCGTTTGGTGCGGAGACAGCTGTTCGTTCGTGGGATAAATATTCAGGTCTGGACCTTGCGAAAGTTCGCGTGGAAGCGGCATTTGAATTTTTGGAAAAAATGAATCTTCCATACTTCTGTTTCCACGATGTGGACATCGCACCAGAAGGCAACAACCTGCGTGAATTCTACAGCAACATTGATACTATCGTTGGTCTGATTGAAGACCACATGAAATCCAGCGGCAAAAAACTGCTCTGGAACACAGCAAACATGTTCTCGAACCCACGCTTCATGTTCGGTGCAGCTTCCACTTGTAACGCAGACGTGTACGCTCACGCTGCAGCACAAATCAAGAAAGGTCTGGAAGTCGGTAAACGTCTGGGCGCTGAAAACTATGTATTCTGGGGCGGTCGTGAAGGTTACGACACATTGTTGAACACAGACATGCAACTGGAGCAAGACAACATTGCTCGCATGTTCCATATGGCTGTAGACTACGCGAAGGAAATTGGCTTTGATGCACAATTCCTGATCGAGCCTAAACCAAAAGAGCCAACGAAACACCAATATGATTATGATGCAGCAACTTCCATTGCTTTCTTGCAAAAATACGGTTTGGACAAACACTTCAAACTCAACCTGGAAGCGAACCATGCTACATTGGCTGGTCATACATTTGATCACGAAATCCGCGTTGCTCGTACAAACGGCATGCTCGGTTCCCTCGATGCGAACCAAGGTGATATGCTGATCGGTTGGGATACGGATGAGTTCCCGGTTGATATGTACGATGCTACATTGACGATGTATGAAGTATTGAAAAACGGCGGTATCGGCCGTGGCGGTGTGAACTTTGACGCGAAAGTACGTCGTGGTTCCTTCGAAGCAGACGATCTGTTCCTGGCACACATCGCAGGTATGGATACGTATGCGAAAGGTTTGAAAGTAGCAGCGAAGTTGATTGAAGATCGCGTATTCGATGACTTCATCGAAAAACGTTACAGCAGCTTCAGCGAAGGTATTGGCGCAGATGTAGTTGCAGGCAAAGCAACACTGGCATCCCTTGCTGAGTACGCGTTGAACAACGAAAACCCACGCAAAAACCAATCCGGACGTCAGGAATTGCTGAGAGCACAACTCAACCAGTACATCCTGGCTGACTAG
- a CDS encoding ROK family protein: protein MKITGDQMLVKKINKSIVLDTIRRHAPLSRARVSELTGLNKATVSNLVADLIHDELLKEIGPGESSGGRKPLMLLFRGTSGYAVGLELSVTHLKGVLTDLEGHVITEYAVILEHHDVSSVLEQLKLAAQQLIEAAPPSPHGVIGIGIGVPGMVDEAGTVLFAPNLGWEKVALRSMLEEEFELPVTIDNEANAGAHGELNFGAGIGVRHMIYISAGMGIGSGIMVDGELYKGAWGYAGETGHMSIEAEGLPCSCGNRGCWELYASEKAYEHPDHQLRLPAHTTRELIHYAEQGDEAVQALYDTIGRKLGIGITNIVNSFNPERIIIGGPLSEAGPWIETALKQVVEERTLPYHRRSLQIEWAALGSRSTRAGAAYSAISQFLGRIRVSV from the coding sequence ATGAAAATTACCGGAGACCAGATGCTGGTCAAAAAAATAAATAAGTCGATCGTGCTGGACACGATCCGGCGTCATGCCCCTCTTTCACGCGCACGCGTGTCTGAACTAACAGGACTTAACAAAGCAACAGTTTCCAACCTTGTAGCCGATCTGATTCACGATGAACTCTTGAAGGAGATTGGCCCTGGAGAATCCAGTGGCGGACGCAAACCACTCATGTTACTGTTTCGAGGGACATCGGGATATGCTGTTGGACTGGAACTTAGTGTGACCCACTTGAAAGGTGTACTGACGGATCTGGAAGGTCACGTCATCACAGAGTATGCAGTAATCTTGGAACATCATGATGTGTCCTCTGTACTGGAGCAATTGAAATTGGCGGCACAGCAACTCATTGAAGCAGCTCCTCCTTCCCCTCATGGTGTCATCGGCATTGGCATCGGAGTGCCCGGCATGGTTGATGAGGCAGGAACGGTCCTGTTTGCACCCAACCTGGGGTGGGAGAAGGTAGCTCTGCGCTCCATGCTTGAAGAAGAATTTGAACTACCTGTAACCATCGATAATGAAGCCAATGCTGGCGCCCATGGAGAGTTGAATTTTGGAGCAGGTATCGGTGTTCGTCATATGATCTATATCAGTGCAGGCATGGGAATTGGTTCAGGCATCATGGTGGATGGTGAATTATACAAAGGAGCGTGGGGCTATGCTGGGGAAACCGGCCATATGTCCATTGAAGCGGAAGGTCTGCCCTGCTCCTGCGGTAATCGTGGATGCTGGGAGTTATATGCATCGGAAAAAGCCTACGAGCATCCGGATCATCAGCTGAGATTACCTGCTCATACTACCCGAGAGCTTATTCATTATGCGGAGCAAGGCGACGAGGCTGTTCAGGCATTATACGATACGATCGGGCGCAAACTGGGGATTGGTATTACCAACATCGTCAATAGTTTCAATCCGGAACGCATTATCATTGGTGGCCCGCTCTCGGAAGCAGGACCATGGATTGAAACAGCGCTCAAACAAGTTGTAGAAGAACGGACATTGCCATATCATCGCCGCAGTTTGCAGATTGAGTGGGCAGCTCTGGGCAGCCGTTCCACCCGTGCTGGTGCCGCTTACTCTGCGATTTCCCAGTTTCTAGGAAGAATAAGGGTTTCCGTCTAA